The genomic stretch CATTAACTCTGCACTGAGGGGCATTGGCAGAGGTTGAAAATGTCTCTGATAGAATGCTGGATCACAGGCTAATGGAGGGCCCCTGGGCTTTGATAGTTTGTGAccgatgtgtgtgtgaattgtcCACAGATTTGGAGTGAAGCCCAATACCCCATAATACAACGCACTGGAATAGCCAGTCCTATTGTAGCATAGTGGAAACAGTGTCTGTCAAGGCGGGAAAAGAAGACTGCTGTGTGGACTTATCAGACCATGACTCATGCAAATTGAATGAataatgtgtgtacagtgggATTAGAATGAGAGTTTATCTCATTAACACTCCCTGTGTGAGCCAATGGGAGGGCAGGGCTTTGGGGGATCTTGTTTGTTCATTGGAGGAAGCATGGCAACACAAACAACGACTTCATTGATAGTGTATTCAGTTCCTGTGTGAGCTTTGTACCTACTCCCACCGATTTGATTAATTTCATAGAGACAACATTGTGTAACAAGGCCCGTTAGTATAAGGGCGGGGCCTCTATCTGTCACTTTAACACCCCGGGAGTGGCTGTCTTATTTGTTCAATCAAggcaatataatattgtatcacTATGTAAGTCCTGTGGATGGAATATAGCAGGACTGCAATACCCATGGGACCCTGGGTCTGGTGTTGAATTCAGTTGTAAAAAACTGTAGTTAGAGAAAAACTGTAGTTAGAGTCAGAATCAGTCCGTCATCAGCTTCTTACTGTGATACTGTTCTCTTGGATatgataacaaaaataaataaacagtataTATTGTAATAAAGCACCTGAAACTCTTTCTACCAATGATAATCTCCTGTAGTTCAGAAGCAGAGAGGACTGAAGGGCGGAGGAGGATTGTGAGAGGCAGAGCTGAGAATCTTGTTTGGTCACTCAAATCTGAATCTGTGGTTAAAAACATCCTtgctctctgtcgccccccCACAGGTTCTACGTCAACCTGCAGTGCGGGGAGATGGAAGGCTGTGACATAGCCTTTCACATGAACCCTCGGTTCGACTTCTGGGACAAGGTGGTGTTCAACACCTTCCAGAATGGCTGctgggaaggagaggagaagatCCACGAGATGCCCTTCAGAAAGGGACACAACTTTGAGCTGGTCATCGTTGTCAACTCAGAGGGCTACCAGGTCAGAGGgactgaaagtgtgtgtgtgtgtgtgtgtgtgtgtgtgtgtgtatgcatgtgtgtatgttcatgtgtgtatgcgtgtgtgtgtgtgtgtgtatgcatgtgtgtatgtgcatatgtgtgtgtgcacgtgtgcgtttgtgtgcatgagtgtgtgtgtatgtatgtgtgtgcgcgtgcgtgtgtagtATGCATATACATGTCCATACGTGTAATGCCTCCATACTGCAGAGCTATATAATCCTTATTAGAATATAGCATGATATTTAATTGGCAGATGGTAGTAAAATTATCATGAACAGAATTTTTGACTCCCTGCAgttcttcctgtttcctgcagtgtctttattggtttttaacattttacatttttaaaacgtattCCTTTAAAAGGTcaaaaggaacagaaaatacattcaGACATAGACATTCCCTAgattacaaaaaaatcaaaacactcAGAAAAAGGAAACCTAATACAAAACAACCCTACCTATTTTTTTAACTAATAATCAcaagacaaaattattttgtttcctgCAGGTGAATGTAAACGGTCGTCAGCTCTACTTGTTCCAGCATCGCATGCCGGTGGAGAGAGTGACTGCCTTACACATCAACGGGGACATCTCTGTACAGAGCATCAACATCATCGGGGTGAGGAGGAGCAGCGTGCCttctgcattttcattcatCTGCTTACTGTTAGGATTTCAGCAAATCATTTTATCCAGTGTCTTACACATTGCCTATTTTTACATTAAAGCATTTGCACTTGAATTCGCAaatttatatttgcatgcagccgtctgtatttgcatttaggtgttaatattaacatttgtatttgcatttaggCACCCACGTTTACATTTAGGTATTTGTAGATATGATTGGATTAGGAGGCATATTgttttttgtccccccccccccccccttaaataATTCTGTGTTCCAGGGAGGACAAGGAGGCATGCAGGGTTAtcagggagggatgggggtaAGTGTgaacatgcactctctctctctcacacatacacacacacgctcatgcacaaacacagtggAATGTCCTCCTAGCATTTGAACTTTTTAGTagtttactgtatgtaaaaaaaaaaacttaaacacAATATGCTCATGCAGTCTTTTTGACTGATTTTGTGTTCCAGGGTGGCATGCAGGGTTATCAAGGAGGGATGGGGGTaagtgtgaacacacacacaaacacaagcacacacacagacacacacaaatacacacagactcacattacattacattacattacaggcatttagcagacgctcttatccagagcgacttacacaactttttacatagcattttacatcgtatccatttatacagctggatacatactgaagcaattacggttaagtaccttgctcaagggtacaacggcagtgtccttacccgggaatcgaacctgcgacctttcggttacaagcccagttccttacccactgtgctacactccgtacacacacacgctcacacacacacacacacacacacacaaatacacacacatgcatgtgcaatTACAGTGGAATGTACTCCTAGCATTTAAACTTTTTCTACGTACAGTAGTTTACTGTAtggcgtatatatatatatatatgtgtatatatatatatatatatatatatatatgtatatatgtgtatatatatatatatatatattaatttaaaacataaaacacaataatgCTCATTCAGTCTTGTTGAGGGAACACTGGATCTCAGGACTCAGGAGAGCTTTCTTCTCAACTTCTCCTTACTTTTCGACCCTGCACAGGGGTACAATCCAGCTGGAGGAATGGGAGGGATGGATAACATGGGTGGAATGAGAGGAATGCAGGTGTGTTCTCATTTCTTTCACTCAAATTCACATTCAAAATACAATTTGGAATTCCAATTTGAAATGGTGAGCAGAGTTTTTTCCACGCTGCTCACAGTTTACCTCTGTAAATATGTGCTGGCTGCCTTGCCTGTGTCCACAGTGGAGTGGGTGCTGTACAGCTGTATAGCTGTGCTAGCTGTACAATGTGTGCGCTCATCAtctatctctcactcactctctctcctaatttttaatttgaatctgCCCATCCGTTTCTGAACAGAACTTTCTGAACTTTAACTCTGTAAATGTGTACTAGTTGCCTTGCCTGTGCGCACAGTTGTGTGTGCGCTGTACTCTAACTGTGCTagctgtacagtgtgtgcactcatcatctctctctctctctcctccagggaTCTATGGGTGGTGGAATGCAAGGGTATCCAGGCAATGGGATGGGAGGCATGGGGGTAAGGTTTCactccccctgtgtgtgtgtgtgtgtgtgtgtgtatgtctgtgtgcctgtgtgcatgtaaatggactgcatttatatagcgcttttatccaaagtgctttacaattgatgtctctcattcgccagagcagttaggggttaggtgtcttgctcaaggacacttcgacacgcccagaacggggtttgaaccggcaaccctccgactgccagacaatcggtcttacctcctgagctatgtcgtatgtgtgtgtgtgtgtgtgtgcgtgtgtgtgtgtgtgtgtctgtgtctgtgtgcctgtgtgtgtgtgtgtgtgtgtgtgtgtgcctgtttatgtgcacgtgtgtgtgaaatgtctgtgtatatgagtgtgtgtatagtctCTGATGCTTTACTCATATTTCACTCTGTCCCTGATACTTTACTAATatttccctctgtccctcatgctttattaatatttcactttGTCCCTCATGCTTTTCTGatctttcactctgtctctgatGCTTTACTAAATATTTCACTCTGTCTCTAATGACTCTAATGCTTTATTAATACCTCCCATGCGTTGCCATCATTACTGCTGTACTGAAGCTGCAAAGCattcctgtctgtgttctgtctgcagggtggaggaggaggaggaatgggGTTTCCTGGGGGAAACCTGCCGGTGAGTAACAGTGTGGCTGAGTGACTGAATGAGTAAGTGAGAGttaatgaacaaatgaattTTCCTGGCTGTTGTCAGACCATCTCAAtagaaaaatcctttttttttatccctttCAGATGATGGGTGGAGAGCCGATCTACAACCCAGTGAGTACTGCGTACAGCCTCAGCACAGTGTGAAGGGGCACGGAGCTGTGTGCATGATGTCAGAGCAGATTTTCCCTCtgcctttttttaatcatttcagatagcacaatgtgtgtgtacgtgtacagtatgtgtgcgtatgtgactGAGTGGCTGTGACAATGTGCTTATTATGTCTTCAGTGCATTCCCTACTCTAACATGATCCCAGGAGGGATGATTCCAAAGAGAACCATCATTATTCGGGGTATGGTACCTTTTGGGGCCAACAGGTAACCTGTGTACCTCTCTTAACTTTTCTCTTTCATCTTCATCTCtccattcctttctttttcttcctcttgtgGCACCATTTAAATCAGTGCGACATGGACAACACAATACAGTATGTTACTTAGTTGcaccatttttctctctctctgatcacaAGTTACACCACCCTACACTTTTTTGCTGTTGTCATTAACTCATAAGTCACGTGCCATTTTCCGGCAATAAATAGAATGTTCTCTTCCATTGTTCTTTTACTCAGTGCATGTATTCGTGtccgtgcatgcgtgtgtttgcatgtgtgtgtgtgcaatgcctgtgcatgcgtgcgtgtgtttgcatgtgtgtgtgtgcatgcctgcgtgtcttataatgtgtgtgtgtgcatgcctgtgcgcgtgtgcgtgtgttttgcaGGTTCGCCATTAACTTCCGAGTGAGCAATGGCGAAGACATCGCCTTCCACTTTAATGCCCGGGTGGCAGAGGGGGTGCTGGTCCGAAACAGCTACATGGGCGGGTGCTGGGGGCAGGAGGAAAGGGATGTCAACTTCAACCCCTTCGCGGAGGGCCAGTACTTTGACGTGAGTGGACTATATTGGGTCCCTTCTGACTTAAGAAGGAGTCTATGTCTATGCCAGAGTGTCTCTGTGGAACATACAGTGGAACACCGTTGCAGCACGATTGAGATTCGTGGTCCATGAACTTC from Anguilla anguilla isolate fAngAng1 chromosome 12, fAngAng1.pri, whole genome shotgun sequence encodes the following:
- the LOC118209145 gene encoding galectin-4-like, with protein sequence MSFLPPPGYQPIYNPDIPYVGPIYGGLRTGMSVYIQGMVPHGITRFYVNLQCGEMEGCDIAFHMNPRFDFWDKVVFNTFQNGCWEGEEKIHEMPFRKGHNFELVIVVNSEGYQVNVNGRQLYLFQHRMPVERVTALHINGDISVQSINIIGGGQGGMQGYQGGMGGGMQGYQGGMGGSMGGGMQGYPGNGMGGMGGGGGGGMGFPGGNLPMMGGEPIYNPCIPYSNMIPGGMIPKRTIIIRGMVPFGANRFAINFRVSNGEDIAFHFNARVAEGVLVRNSYMGGCWGQEERDVNFNPFAEGQYFDISVRCGNQRFKVYVNGQHLCNFSHRHQPFTQIDMLQIEGDVQLSYIHF